The Vibrio kanaloae genome has a window encoding:
- the ccmD gene encoding heme exporter protein CcmD: protein MYFESLSDFLAMGGYASYVWSAFGITFLAMTILLVTSIRRGKQLLNEVQAKIDRQARIDAAKNMENTL from the coding sequence ATGTATTTTGAATCTTTGAGTGATTTCCTTGCCATGGGGGGCTACGCCTCATATGTATGGAGTGCATTTGGAATCACATTCCTCGCGATGACCATTTTACTCGTAACAAGTATTCGTCGTGGTAAGCAATTACTAAATGAAGTACAAGCTAAGATTGATCGTCAAGCTCGTATCGATGCAGCAAAAAATATGGAGAACACTCTATGA
- the ccmA gene encoding cytochrome c biogenesis heme-transporting ATPase CcmA, translating into MLEVSNLTAIRDDRVLFESLSFQLKPGELVQVEGRNGTGKTTLLRIITGLGDRDEGTISWDGESIETSRDAYHQNLLFLGHQTGVKRELSAYENLSFYQTIHSGGTNKEELYHALTQVGLAGREDVPAGQLSAGQQRRVALARLWLSKQMLWILDEPLTAIDKQGVKVLESLFSQHADNGGIVLLTTHQDMFADSPKLRKIKLGE; encoded by the coding sequence ATGCTAGAAGTCTCAAATTTAACTGCTATTCGTGACGACAGGGTTCTGTTTGAATCGTTGTCTTTTCAATTGAAACCAGGTGAACTGGTTCAAGTTGAAGGTCGTAACGGTACCGGGAAAACGACGCTCCTTAGGATTATTACTGGCTTAGGTGATCGTGATGAAGGCACCATCTCTTGGGATGGTGAATCTATCGAAACGAGTCGAGATGCTTACCACCAGAATTTGCTTTTTCTTGGACACCAAACTGGCGTGAAGCGTGAGCTTAGTGCCTATGAGAACCTTAGTTTTTATCAAACGATTCACAGCGGTGGAACGAATAAGGAAGAGCTTTACCATGCGCTGACTCAAGTTGGCCTTGCTGGTAGAGAAGATGTCCCAGCAGGGCAACTGTCGGCTGGTCAACAGCGCCGCGTTGCATTGGCTCGTCTTTGGCTGAGTAAGCAAATGCTGTGGATTCTCGATGAGCCTCTAACTGCTATTGATAAGCAGGGCGTAAAAGTTCTGGAGTCTCTATTTTCTCAGCATGCAGACAACGGTGGCATTGTGCTGTTAACCACACACCAAGATATGTTTGCTGATAGCCCGAAACTAAGAAAAATAAAATTGGGTGAATAA
- a CDS encoding chemotaxis protein CheW codes for MSHMSEVEVRKDPTNDEVLQWVTFQLEEETYGINVMQVREVLRYSEIAPVPGAPDYVLGIINLRGNVVTVIDTRSRFGLMQGEITDNTRIIVIESERQVIGILVDSVAEVVYLRSSEIDTTPSVGTDESAKFIQGVSNRDGKLLILVDLNKLLSEDEWDEMAHL; via the coding sequence ATGTCTCATATGAGTGAAGTTGAAGTAAGAAAAGATCCAACCAATGATGAAGTACTTCAATGGGTAACATTCCAGCTGGAAGAAGAAACTTACGGCATTAATGTAATGCAGGTTCGTGAAGTACTACGCTATAGCGAAATTGCCCCAGTACCAGGTGCTCCAGACTATGTTTTAGGTATTATCAACCTACGTGGCAATGTTGTTACCGTGATCGACACTCGTTCTCGCTTTGGTTTGATGCAAGGTGAAATCACAGATAACACTCGTATTATCGTTATTGAATCTGAGCGTCAAGTGATCGGTATTCTAGTGGATAGCGTTGCTGAAGTGGTTTACTTACGTTCTTCTGAGATCGATACGACACCAAGTGTTGGTACCGATGAAAGTGCTAAGTTTATCCAAGGTGTAAGCAACCGTGATGGCAAGCTGCTTATCTTAGTAGATCTGAATAAGCTACTAAGCGAAGACGAATGGGATGAGATGGCTCACCTGTAA
- the ccmB gene encoding heme exporter protein CcmB produces the protein MISSMTTIIRRELLIAFRRQADIFNPLWFFIIVITLFPLSIGPEPNLLARIAAGIVWVAALLSALLSLERLFRDDFQDGALEQMMLMPIPLQLVVLSKVIAHWLLTGLPLILISPLLAVLLSLDFDTWLSVVLTLLVGTPVLSFIGAIGVALTVGLQKGGVLLSLLILPLYIPILIFATSAIDAAALGIAYNGQLAVLGAMLMGAMTLTPFAISAALRVSVN, from the coding sequence ATGATCTCTTCAATGACCACGATTATCCGACGTGAGCTGCTTATCGCATTCCGACGTCAAGCGGATATCTTCAACCCTCTGTGGTTCTTCATCATTGTTATAACTCTTTTCCCTTTGAGTATTGGTCCTGAGCCAAACCTACTTGCACGTATCGCGGCGGGGATTGTTTGGGTAGCTGCTTTACTCTCTGCATTGCTCTCTTTAGAGCGCCTTTTTCGGGATGATTTTCAAGATGGCGCCCTTGAGCAGATGATGCTGATGCCCATCCCGTTGCAGTTGGTAGTATTGTCCAAGGTCATAGCACACTGGTTATTGACCGGGTTACCATTAATTTTGATCAGTCCGTTATTGGCAGTGCTGCTGTCTTTGGATTTCGATACTTGGTTGTCGGTTGTTTTAACGTTATTGGTTGGTACTCCTGTATTGAGTTTTATTGGTGCTATTGGGGTCGCTTTAACAGTAGGGCTTCAAAAGGGGGGCGTACTTTTAAGTTTGCTTATTTTGCCGTTGTATATCCCAATTCTAATCTTTGCTACATCAGCGATTGATGCGGCAGCGCTGGGCATTGCGTATAACGGACAATTAGCAGTACTAGGGGCAATGCTAATGGGGGCAATGACGCTTACTCCTTTTGCTATTAGTGCCGCACTGAGAGTAAGTGTTAACTAA
- a CDS encoding heme ABC transporter permease — MWKWLHPYAKAETSYQLAGKLLPWFSILALLCLSAGTVWGLAFAPSDYQQGDSFRIIYIHVPSAIWSMGAYMSMAIAAFIGLVWQVRLSDMAALAMAPIGAVFTFIALLTGAVWGKPMWGAWWVWDARLTSELILLFLYLGVIALHHAFDDQKTAAKAAGILAIVGVVNLPIIHFSVEWWNTLHQGATITKFDKPSISSDMLWPLLLNTFGFAFFFGAVTMIRFRNEIISKESHRPWVRKLAAEKA; from the coding sequence ATGTGGAAATGGCTCCATCCCTATGCCAAAGCAGAAACCTCATATCAGCTTGCTGGTAAACTTCTGCCATGGTTCTCTATCCTAGCGTTATTGTGTCTATCCGCCGGTACGGTATGGGGGCTAGCATTTGCGCCTTCCGACTACCAACAAGGTGATAGCTTCCGAATTATTTATATCCATGTTCCGTCAGCAATTTGGTCTATGGGCGCTTATATGTCTATGGCAATTGCGGCCTTTATTGGCTTGGTATGGCAAGTAAGGTTATCTGACATGGCGGCGTTGGCAATGGCACCTATTGGTGCTGTGTTTACTTTTATCGCTCTTTTGACGGGTGCGGTTTGGGGGAAACCAATGTGGGGTGCTTGGTGGGTTTGGGACGCACGTTTAACCTCGGAGCTTATTTTACTGTTCCTATATTTAGGTGTGATTGCATTGCACCACGCTTTTGATGATCAGAAAACAGCGGCAAAAGCGGCGGGTATTCTGGCTATCGTAGGTGTGGTTAACCTACCGATTATTCACTTCTCTGTTGAGTGGTGGAATACACTTCACCAAGGTGCCACGATCACTAAGTTCGACAAACCTTCTATTTCAAGTGACATGCTATGGCCGCTTCTTCTTAACACTTTCGGCTTCGCCTTTTTCTTTGGTGCTGTGACCATGATTCGTTTCCGAAACGAAATAATCAGCAAAGAAAGTCACCGTCCATGGGTTCGCAAGCTTGCGGCCGAAAAAGCGTAG
- the ccmE gene encoding cytochrome c maturation protein CcmE, which translates to MNPRRKKRLGIVLAIFFGISATVGLMVYALNQNMDLFYTPTELVNGKDGKKPEVGQRLRIGGMVVVGSVSRDNESLRVSFDLADVGPKVTIIYDGILPDLFREGQGIVAQGVLKDATTIEAFEVLAKHDEEYMPSEVAEAMKKTHEPLQYTTEQKEGSVQ; encoded by the coding sequence ATGAACCCTAGACGCAAAAAGAGACTGGGCATTGTTTTAGCGATCTTTTTTGGTATCAGTGCGACTGTTGGATTGATGGTTTACGCACTCAACCAGAACATGGATCTGTTCTACACACCAACTGAGCTGGTCAACGGCAAAGACGGCAAAAAACCTGAAGTTGGTCAACGCCTACGTATTGGAGGCATGGTCGTAGTCGGCTCTGTAAGCCGTGATAATGAATCATTACGTGTAAGCTTCGATTTAGCTGATGTAGGCCCTAAAGTAACAATTATATACGATGGTATCCTCCCTGATCTTTTTAGAGAAGGTCAAGGGATTGTTGCTCAGGGTGTTCTAAAAGATGCTACGACTATTGAAGCGTTCGAGGTGTTGGCAAAGCACGATGAAGAGTATATGCCTTCAGAGGTTGCCGAAGCCATGAAGAAAACCCATGAGCCTTTGCAATACACAACTGAACAAAAAGAAGGAAGTGTTCAATGA
- a CDS encoding chemotaxis protein CheW has protein sequence MSANKELTMAPPSLSSEQALDDYFTALLGDESFESDDFFVDESSDESQSEEPEPEPEPEPEPEPEPEPEPEPEPEPEPQLSSHHSSYAEIRAAEFEVPNLEDVQKLLSRLEATNVVEDLNLDELMDQNTQKIAQQEDMQVFDVTVASAQLFEEPEIQDWNLPEPELSIAVEPQVVSQQIEQQQVEAEQPAIKSEETDLESPKIETAVELETQARGIDKFTSWESTARTEDFQALYFEVNGVTFAVPLDELGGIHRLEELSHIIGKPAWYLGLQTNRENQLDVVDTAKWVMPEKLSGDEYKENYQYIVMLGDSLWGLASTELKGTELLNADKVRWREMAGKRPWLAGMVKEKMCALIHVEALVAMLNAGLDVKALS, from the coding sequence ATGAGCGCGAATAAAGAATTAACAATGGCGCCCCCAAGTCTATCGAGTGAACAAGCGCTAGACGACTATTTTACTGCGCTATTAGGTGATGAGAGTTTTGAATCTGATGATTTTTTTGTTGACGAATCTAGCGACGAATCACAATCTGAAGAGCCAGAGCCAGAGCCAGAGCCAGAGCCAGAGCCAGAGCCAGAGCCAGAGCCAGAGCCAGAGCCAGAGCCAGAGCCAGAGCCACAACTTTCGAGCCATCATTCAAGCTATGCAGAAATACGCGCGGCTGAGTTTGAAGTTCCGAATCTTGAGGATGTTCAAAAACTCCTGAGTCGTTTAGAGGCAACTAATGTAGTAGAAGATCTGAATCTAGATGAATTGATGGATCAAAATACTCAGAAAATCGCCCAGCAAGAAGACATGCAGGTGTTTGACGTCACGGTGGCATCTGCTCAATTGTTTGAAGAACCAGAAATTCAAGATTGGAACCTTCCAGAACCTGAATTATCCATTGCTGTCGAACCTCAAGTTGTATCACAGCAAATTGAACAGCAACAAGTTGAAGCTGAACAACCAGCAATTAAGTCTGAAGAGACTGACCTTGAATCTCCTAAAATTGAGACGGCTGTTGAACTTGAAACTCAAGCCAGAGGTATTGACAAGTTTACTTCGTGGGAAAGCACGGCTCGAACGGAAGATTTCCAAGCCTTGTATTTTGAAGTTAATGGTGTGACCTTCGCCGTGCCGCTTGATGAGCTAGGTGGTATCCATCGCCTTGAAGAGTTAAGTCACATTATTGGTAAGCCTGCCTGGTATCTAGGGTTGCAAACCAACCGTGAAAATCAGCTAGATGTGGTCGATACCGCAAAATGGGTGATGCCTGAGAAACTATCGGGTGACGAATATAAAGAAAACTATCAATATATAGTGATGCTTGGAGATAGCTTATGGGGACTTGCGAGTACCGAGCTTAAAGGCACAGAGCTGTTGAACGCAGATAAAGTACGTTGGCGAGAAATGGCAGGAAAACGTCCATGGCTCGCCGGTATGGTTAAAGAAAAAATGTGTGCTTTGATCCATGTCGAAGCATTAGTCGCCATGTTAAACGCAGGGCTAGATGTAAAAGCATTGAGCTAG
- a CDS encoding DUF2802 domain-containing protein → MFEALSLTPVVLLSGVGVFTLFVVLLISKVKRAIQKQLEQSRLQVRNLDKELQKSSKQLLEVRSVVVGLGQKVTEQQDLIKHLNERIVELEHADNDGRLYTRATKMVQLGAGINELIEECELPKAEAELMMSLQNKLAGKEKIPSLRSDPTLFDEKPADSRDRRDSPRRR, encoded by the coding sequence ATGTTTGAAGCGCTTTCTTTAACCCCTGTTGTTCTTCTCTCTGGAGTTGGGGTTTTTACGTTATTTGTCGTGCTTTTGATTAGCAAAGTAAAACGTGCGATTCAAAAACAACTCGAGCAGTCACGTCTGCAAGTTCGTAACTTGGACAAGGAGCTTCAAAAATCGAGTAAGCAGCTACTTGAAGTTCGCTCTGTTGTGGTTGGCTTGGGCCAGAAAGTGACAGAACAGCAAGACCTGATAAAGCACTTGAATGAACGTATTGTTGAGTTGGAGCATGCGGACAACGATGGACGTTTGTACACACGTGCAACGAAAATGGTTCAGCTTGGCGCTGGGATTAACGAACTTATTGAAGAGTGCGAATTACCAAAAGCTGAAGCTGAGCTGATGATGTCTCTGCAAAATAAGCTGGCAGGTAAAGAAAAAATTCCTTCTTTAAGAAGCGATCCTACATTGTTTGATGAAAAGCCAGCAGACTCTCGCGATCGTAGAGATAGCCCCCGACGTCGTTAA